In Planococcus versutus, the DNA window TGGAAATGGACAAACAATGAAGTGAAAAAAGGCAGTAAGCTCATTATTCGTCCAGGACAAGATGCTATCTTTATGAACAACGGCAAAGTCGAAGGGATTTTTGAAGACGAAGGCGAATACGATATTGAATCAGAAATCGTGCCATTCTTATCAACTTTAAAAGGTTTCCGCTTTGGCTTTAATAGTGGCATGCGTGTAGAAGTGTTGTTTGTGAACACAAAAGAATTTACGGTTCGTTGGGGCACACAAAACCCAATTAATATTCCGTCACCTCAATTACCTGGGGGCCTGCCTATTCGAGCGAATGGAACATTTCAATTTAAAGTCAGCGATTACATTGGCTTGATCGATAAAATCGCAGGAGTTCGCAATAGTTATGTAGTTGAAGACGTGAAAATTCGTATTACGGCCATTCTGGACCAACTTTTAATGAGATGGATCAGTAAAGAAGGCAGGGATATGTTCAACTTGCAAGCCAATGCGCATGAAATTGGTAAAGGTATTCAAGATGATTTGAACATGCAACTAATGGATGACGGCATGAAAGTGACCGGCTTCCAAGTCATGAGCTTTAATTATCCGAAAGAAATTCAAGACATGATCAACAAAAGTGCCTCGCACGGCATGGTGGGTGATGTGTCAAAATACCAGCAAATTTCTGTAGCGGATGCCATGGGCAAATCGTCGGGATCCAATACGGCATCTGACATGGCAGGCATGATGATGGGTATGAACATCGCTAAAGACATGATGAATGATCAAACAGAAGACAGCCATAAGCAACAAGCTGCTGTACATTCGACCGAATCAACTTCACAATCAGAGAGTGGTGGGAAAACCGTGCCGAAATTCTGTCCAAACTGTGGGCAGAAAAACGAAGGTGCAAAATTCTGTCCGAATTGCGGTCAGAAATTAAGTTGAAAACGATTGAACCACTGTAGGAGGTAGCTCCTACAGTGGTTTTTTTCTATACACACGCATTTTTTATTTTGTTTATGTAGTAGAATAGCAGAAAGACGTCACTGGAATTCATATATTCAAGAGGGGAATCAACAAAAAACAATAACTAATCTGTAATAAGAACGGAGTAACAAACAATGAATTCACCACGCTTTAAACTAAGTTCAATCATTATTTTCTTTATTTGTCTTGTGGTATTGATTTCGTTATCAGTCACCATCTTTTTGATCACGAACGTAACGAGTAGAAATATAGAAAATCAATTAGAGCAAAAAGCGATAAATACTTCGCGTACAGTTGCCGAATCGCAAATAGTTAAAAGTGGCTTAGTGTTTTCTGAAATGGAAGAAGGAATTCAAGAATATGCGCAAGCGGTTCAACAAGCGACCAATGTGCTATTTGTAGTCGTCATAGATATGGAAGGAGTACGAAAATCACATCCCGATCCCAAAAAAATCGGTAAGTCATTTATGGGTGGAGACGAAATACAAGCATTAAGAGGTAAAGACTATACGTCAAAATCAACAGGGACCTTAGGAGAATCGTTGCGTTCATTTACTCCTGTTATGGATACTGAGGGAACTCAGCTTGGGGTTGTGGTGGTGGGTATTTCACTTGAAGAAGTACAGTCGGCTATTCAGCAAAGCCAATTCAAAATTTTAACGGGTTCTGCTACTGGATTATTAGTCGGAATTATAGGTGCTTTTTGGTTGGCATGGTATATCAAGAAGAGCTTGTTTGGTTTGGAGCCCTATTCAATTGCACGCATTCACGAAGAGCGAAATCAAATGCTGCAGTCTGTTTACGAAGGAGTTATTGCAATTGATGTAGATTCAAAAGTTGTGTTAGTTAATAAATCGGCGAGACGAATTTTTCATCAAGCTGGTTTGATGACTAAAGAGCCGATTGGCATGGATATAGGTGATTTTCTGCCAGGAGCCATGTTAGAACAAATGCTAAAACAAACAGCACCTGAATTGGATGAAGAGCAAAATTTTAATGGCGTATCTGTAATTTCAAATCGCGTACCACTTATCGTTAACGGTCACGTAATTGGTGCAATTGCTACATTCCGAGACAAAACAGAAGTAAATTTACTAGCAGAACAGCTGACAGGCATTCGGTTGTATGCAGATACGTTGCGCGCACAATCTCATGAATTTATGAATCAACTTCATGTATTGCTTGGTATGATTAAGTTAGAAGAATATGAACAAGTTAAGCAATTTATCGCAAAGTTAACAGATCATCAAGTACATGAAGTAGGAGCAGTCACACAACACATAAAAGACCCTGTTCTTTCAGGTTTCATCATCGGGAAAATAAGTTATGCGAGAGAAACACAAGTCGAACTTGTGGTTCACTGTGAAACAGAAATTCCTCAACCCAAAGATGGTTCTGTAACACATGAACTCATCACGATTCTTGGAAATGTCATTGATAACGCAATAGACAGTGTGCAAGGTCAACAACAACGAAGTGTAGCTGTTCGTTTTTCTTACATAGACGAATTATTAGAACTGACTGTAACAGATTCAGGTCCTGGTATTGCTCTACATATGCAAGAAACCATCTTTTCAAAAGGAATTTCTTCTAAAGAAGGTAAAAATCATGGATTTGGACTTTACTTGTCTAAACGAAGTGTTGAAAAACTCGAAGGGTCTATCGATGTCCTCTCTGATGAAAACCAAACTATTTTTTCAATCGTTGTTCCATATGAAGCTGGAGGTGAGCTAGTGTGATTAATGTACTAATTGTAGAAGATGATCCAATGGTAGCAGAGCTAAACCGACAATATGTGGCAAAGGTAAATGGCTTTACCGTCATTGGTCACGCTAGTGATTCTAGCAAAGCAGTTGAATTACTGGCAACAGTGGAAGTAGATTTACTATTGCTAGATATTCATATGCCTGGAATGGATGGGCTCGACTTTTTAAGACAGCTTCGTGAAGAAAAAGAAGATGTAGATGTTATTCTTATCACTGCAGCATCCGATGTTGGTCAAATTCAACAAGCGCTTAGACTGGGAGCGATAGATTACTTGATCAAACCGTTTGAATTCAACCGTTTCCAGGAATCACTTTTGCAATACAAAGCTCATCATTTCAGCCTAGATAGAAAAAATAAAGTAGATCAACAAGAACTTGACCAAATGCTACAAAAAAAGAGCCATTCTGCACAACGTAGCGATGCAGTGCCAAAAGGATTGACGAAAACAACGTTGAAAAAAATTATTGAATTGACCTTGGCAATCGATAGAGATACGTTTTCAACAGAAGATATTGCGGAAATTAGCCGTATTTCACGTGTCTCAGTGAGAAAGTATTTAAAATTTTTGACGGAAATCGGTTACTTAGAAGAAAACCTAGATTACGGAATTGGTCGTCCGATTTATCGCTACTTCATAAAAAGAAAGAATCGACACGTGATTATCCCTTACTTATAAAGCAGCCATATAGGCTGCTTTTTTTAATTACAATAAGTTCAATACTTTCAAATGGTATCTGTTTTCTGACTATTTAACTAACATAAAAAAGTAGAAGGTTGAAAGCGCTTTCTGCTTGGAGCTATCCCTCAACAAAAAGTATAGGAATAGTCGTAACGGAAATACATTATCGATAAAAAATAGAAGACGGAGTTGACAGCAATGAAAGAAAAAAAACAAAACACACCGCCCGATCTGCCGGTGAGACATAATTTAGGAACGTTCTCGATTTTTAATATTCCCATCTTGTGGTTTGCTATTTTTACTGCAATTGCACTTTATGCGATGTATACAGATAACCTACCGGCAGGCATGATTGGTGCGTTGTTAATCATCATGGTTCTGGGGGAACTGCTTGGGTGGATTGGCGACCACACCCCCATTGTCCGTACGTTTTTAGGCGGTGGAGCGATTGTTGCCATATTTGGTTCAGCATATATGGTCTACAGTGGCTTAATGCCTGAATCCACAACGACGCTTATTACAGAATTCATGAAAGATGGAGACTTCTTAAACTTCTATATTGCCGCGCTAATTACCGGAAGTATTTTGGGGATGGAGTCAAAAGTGTTGGTAAAAGCGGGCGTTCGTTACGCATTGCCATTGCTGGCCGCTGTAGCCGGTGCTGTGTTGTTAGCAGCATTAGTAGGATTAGTTCTTGGGTTTAGTGTTCAAGATGCAGTACTGGTCATTGCCATGCCGATTATGGGTGGAGGCATGGGTGCAGGTGCCGTACCGATGTCACAAGTGTATTCGGAAATGCTAGGAAATGAACCTGGGTATTATTTGTCCATTTTAGTACCAGCGTTAGCACTAGGTAACGTCTTTGCTATTATTATTGCTAGTATTTTAAATATTGTTGGCAAAAAATATCCGAGTTTGACTGGAAATGGCCAATTAATCAAAGGCTTTCATTATGAGAAAAAAGAAGCACCCGAATACAGTTTAGCGAAAATGGGCATTGGCGTTTTAGCAGCCGTATCGTTTTACATGTTAGGAAATCTATTAGGTGATGTGATTCCGCTTCATCCTTACGCGATCATGATTATTTTGGTTGCTGGTTTGAAAGTAGCGAATATCATGCCAGAAGTTATTGTTGAAGGCGCAAGCCAGTGGTACGAATTTGTTGCGAGAAACTGGACCAATGCGTTATTGATCGGTATTGGTGTAGCGTATACAGATTTAGCTGCTGTGTTGGATGCATTAAGCATTGAGTATGTTCTTATCGTACTTGCTGTTGTTATTGGAGCCGTAATCGGTTCAGGCGTTGTTGGGAAGTTTATGGGCTTCTATCCAATCGAAGCTGCGATTACAGCAGGTCTTTGTATGGCGAACATGGGTGGGACAGGAGATGTAGCCGTATTATCTGCAGCACGGAGAATGGAATTGATGCCATTCGCACAAATCTCTTCTCGTTTAGGTGGCGCATTGATTTTGCTGCTAGCTAGCATATTCATCCCATTTTTCATCTAGCAAGCTCAAACATCCACTCGCAAGCAACGCGAGTGGATGTTTTTTGTTTTATGCGATTTCCTGTTTTGGAGATTTTTGAATATTTATTTGATGTGCCTTTTTCTATGTATCCACGCCTTGTATATAATATCGCGAAATGAAAGAACTCTTCTTTTTTAATGATTCGACTCGCGGTATTTTTAAAGCAAAGGTTGTTAGACTTCCGAAAGAGTGCTATGGTTAGATAGTTGAATCAATTTAATAATTGGTTTTATTTCAAAAATTCAACCATTTGAGCAGCTGGGTATAAACTAGTTTCGAATGGGTTTATCAAATGCTTCTTGCATGTGAACTTGTTGTAAACTGAAAAAATCAGAGCAAATTGCTAAAAAGTTTTTAGATGAATGAGGAGATTTTTAATAAAATCACTCTTTTTACATAAGCTGTATGTCTATACAGAGACATAGAGACGTCTTGCCTAACCAGTTAAATGGATGAGCGAGAAGTCCTTTTTTTTATGGAAGAAAAAAAGTTTTCAGCTGAAGAGATAAAGTTGAATTCAACTACTATAGAAGGAGGTACTCATGCTCAAATTTGAAAATGTAAGTAAAGTGTTTAACGGAGGATTTAAAGCAGTCGATTCGGTTAGCTTTGATATTCCAGAAGGCGAATTTCTCGTACTTATTGGTCCCAGTGGGTCAGGAAAATCAACAACGATGAAAATGATCAATCAGATGGTTCCTCATACAAGTGGAACGATTTCGATTAATGGGCAAGACATTATGAGTTTGAATGCTTCAGAGCTTCGCCGGAATATCGGTTATGTGATCCAGCAAATTGGTCTTTTTCCTCATTACACGATTGAAAAAAACATCGCGACGGTTCCTGAACTAAAAGGCTGGTCAAAAGAAGAAATCCGCGTACGTGTTAAAGAACTAATGGAATTAGTGGGTCTGGATCCTGAGGTTTTCGCTTCTCGCTACCCGAAAGAATTGTCTGGTGGACAGCAACAACGTGTAGGTGTTGCACGAGCACTGGCATCAAATCCAGAAATTATCTTAATGGATGAACCGTTTGGTGCATTAGATCCAATCACACGAGACCAACTGCAGTTTGAGTTGATTTCACTGCAACGGAAATTAAAGAAGACGATTGTTTTTGTTACGCATGATATGGACGAAGCGTTAAAACTAGGCGACCGTATTGCAATTATGAAAGATGGCAAATTACTTCAACTCGACACCCCGGAAAAATTACTACGAGAACCGTCCCACGGTTTTGTAGAAGAGTTTATCGGCAAACATCGGATTACCCAAAATCCTGAACTGATGCCTGTCTCTGCTGTTATGACAGAAAAAGTGATAACTGCACAAATCGGTATGTCTCCATCGAAAGCACTAGTAATGACACGACAGCATCAAATCACGAGTTTGATTATCGTGAACGAAGCAGGTGCCTTAGTAGGTCTTGTTTCTTCTTATAAACTCATCAAAAAAATAGACGAGATCCACTCGCTTGAAGAAATCATGGAAGCGCCAAAAACGGTGTTGCCACTGTCGGCAACAGCGAAAGAAGCTATTGTTTTGATGACCACGGCACAACTTGGCATTATTCCAATACTCGATGAAACGCTTCGCGTAAAAGGTCTCGTTACAAGTGGTACATTACTTTCTGCATTGTCCAGTCAGTGGACAGAAATGGAGGAAGTAAATGAATAATTTAAATATCATTGAACAGCTCGTAGAACAAGCGCAAATGCGCTGGCAAGATGTGATTCAAGCCACCTCTGTCCATATCCAACTTGTTTTCTTCTCGATGCTGATCGCTGTCGTGTTAGGTGTCACGCTTGGAATTTTAATCACGCGCGTTCCTTCGCTTGCGACAGTCGTATTAGGCGGAGCCGGTGTTATGCAAACGATACCAAGCTTAGCTTTACTAGGCTTTATGATTCCTATTTTTGGAATTGGTGTAAACACAGCGATTGCTGCGTTATTTTTGTATTCATTGCTTCCAATTATTCGAAATACCTATACAGGAATTAAAGACGTCAATAAAGCCACGGTCGAAGCAGCAAAAGGAATGGGGATGACCAGCTGGCAAATTCTAATTAAAGTGGAATTACCTTTGTCCATTCCCATGATTATGGCGGGTATTCGGACAGCTGCTGTGATTAACGTGGGTACCGCAACACTCGCTGCATTTATCGGAGCCGGCGGACTTGGCGATTTCATTTTCTTAGGTATTACACGTGGCATTGATGGTTTAATCCTACTTGGTGCCATTCCAGCTGCGTTATTAGCCATTCTATTGGAAATCTTCTTCGGCTCATTAGAGCGTTGGACGACTCCAAAAGGCTTGAAATGAGGGATTGTATGACAAAACGCATAGTGTTGAAATGTCTATTGCTGCTCTTCGTCACATCATCACTTGCAGGCTGTATTTTTATCGAAGAAGATTCCTTAATCGTGGGATCCCGAAACAATACAGAAAGCATTATTTTATCGAATATTATGGGACAGTTAATTGAAGCGGAAGCGGATATTGATGTCATTTATAAAGAAAATTTAGGAGGGTCCAACGTAGTGTGGACGGCCATGCTAAATAATAATATCGATGTGATACCAGATTATACCGGAACCATTGTCATCAACTATTACCAAGAAACAGCAGGAGATGCTGAAGAGACTTTGGCTTCTACCAAAAAACTTGTTTCGGCAGATGGCATTACGGCATTGGAATCATTTGGTTTTAATAATACGTATACGCTAGCGTTAGACGAAGATCAAGCAGAAAAATTGAATTTGGTCACGTTCAGTGATTTTGCAAAAGTTTCGTCTGACTATACGTTAGGCGCAGTGTTTGAATTTATCGATCGACCGGATGGATTGCCCGGCTTTAAAGAAGAATACGATTTAGAATTTAAAGATGTAAAAGGAATGGATCATGGTATGATGTATCGCTCTATTAACGCGGAAGAAGTAGACGTCATCAATTCGTATACAACAGATGGACAACTGCAAATGTATAATTTACGCGTCTTAGAAGATGATCAAAGCTATTTCCCGCCGTATCATGCGTTACCATTAGTACGAACTGAAATCATGGAACAATACCCAGAACTTGAAGAAGTCCTCCTTCAGTTAGCGGGGGAAATTGATGAACCTGCTATGCAAGCGATGAATGCAAAAGTAGACAACGAAGGCCAAATGGTTGAAGTTGTAGCTAAAGAGTTTTTGCAAGAAGCTGGTCTTATTGAGTAAAGAATAAGCGCGGTAGAAGGCTTTGCTAGTTTCCTTATATAGGAATGGCAAAGCCTTTTTAACAGACTCAATAAAAATTTGAATAATCAGTCTTTTTTATATCATTTTAATTGAAAAGGGCGTATGATAAAAACAAAGGAGGAGGAGTCTCAATGGAAGCTACCTTTGCTTTTGTGCCTATGATTGTTCTCTCCGCCATCATCGTTGTGCTCATTATGTCTTATTTCGTCTTTCATCGTTGGGCAAAATGAGTGCAAAAAAACGTCACACTTAGGGAATTCAATCCCAAGTGTGACGCTTTTTTGTTACACAAACAAATGACCGAACAACACAAGAATCGGCAGCGTGATGATGGTACGTAATACAAAAATGACGGCCAGCTCCCAAAACTTAACGGGAATGTTCGAACGTAAAATTAAAATACCAATCTCAGACATGTAAATGATTTGTGTTAAGGAAACTCCTGCAAGAACAAAGCGTGTCAGCTCACTATCAATACCGCTACCAAGTACAGCAGGTAAAAACATATCTGCAAAACCGACTAAAAATGTTGGTGCGGCTTCAGCTGCTTCCGGTAAGCCAAACAGCGTGAGTACTGGAATTAACGGATAAGAAATAATTTTGAAAAGAGGTGTGTATTCTGCTACGATCAACGCGATGGTACCAAGAGCAATAACAAGAGGAATTAACGCTAACCAAATATCTAGCACTGTTTCAATTCCAAGTTGTACAAGTTTTTTCGGGCTTGCTGCGTTTTTCGCTTTGCGACGAGCTTCGTCAAAACCCCATTGCAAAAGTGGTGCATCTTCCGGAATGGTATCATTGATTTGTTTCCCGACTGGTGCGTAATAAACATCTTTTTTAAGAGACAATGGTGGGATGCGTGGCATAATGATGGCGGCAATGAGACAAGCAACCGATACCGACAAGTAAAAAGGGAAAAATAGATCTTGAATTTCAGCAACGGTGGCGACGACTAAACTAAAAGCAACAGAAGCAATCGAAAACGTTGTTGCAATGACAGATGCTTCACGTTCTGTGTAGTTGCCTTCATCGTATTGCTTCATGGTCACCAAGACTCCAACTGGAGCTGCACCCATCCATGATGCCATCGCATCGATTGACGAACGGCCGGGTAAAGTAAAAACGGGGCGCATAAATTTATTAAGCAAAGTGCCCACAAATTCCATTAAACCAAATTCTACAAGTAGCGGTAGCAAAATTCCCGCAAACAAGAACCATGTTAATAACACAGGCGCCAAATCAAAAAGAACAACGCCTCCTGTAGCTCTTGAAGAAATCACTTCAGGTCCAATTTCATAAAAGGTCATGATGCCAAATGCAAAAGCGAGCACACGAACGATTAAACCAAATGGTCCGTTAATAAACGTGGTCCGTAAAAATGACGAATGTTGAACGAAAGTTGGTTTTGTAATAGTGGCAAGTACACTAGCAAGTGCAGAAAATCCAAGTAAAAAAACAATAAATGCAGGAATCACATCGCCGAATGCTGTTAAGAGAAAAGAGGCTAAAATACCGACACCGATCGTAATTTCATCGTTATAAGAGATAGGACATAAGAATAACAATGCGCCGAGAATAGAAGGAATTAAAAACTTCCAAGTGTCGATGGGTTCAATTTTCTTTTTTTCGTTTTCGAGCATAATTTATAATTCCTCCTTTACATAGTGAGTAGTCAAAAATAGCATTTTGTATTTAATCATGTATAGACTATACATGATTAAATAATCGAGTGACAAGAAAATAAAAAAATTTTTAGTTAAATCGAATTTTTTTACTTATTTTTATAGGCTAAGTATATTGTTGTGAACAAAATTACAATAATAGTAGTTTAAAAGTATTATGAAGAGAAATGCATATTCATAAAAATTTCCGAGTATAAAATACACGTTTAAATAACTTGATAGAGGGAAATATCGTCAGTACAGCTAGATTATTTAGGAGGAAAAAAACATGGTAGACAATCAGCAATCAATCAAAACAGTAAATGACTTAATAAAAGATATCAAAGTAGCGATGTTTACGACGATTTCTTCAGACAACAAAATTATTTCACGTCCAATGCAAACGCAAGAAGTAGAATTTGATGGAGAGCTGTGGTTTTTAACGAAAAAAGACACAGAGAAGTATCAAGAAATTGCCAGCAATCCTAACGTTAACTTAGCCTATGCAGGGAAATCCTATGTTTCTATCAGCGGAACTGCTGAATTTATTGAAGACATGAATAAGAAAAAGGAATACTGGAACCCGATTTTTGATAAAGTGTTAGATACTAGTTATGACGATCCCAATGTCGTATTGATCAAAGTAGATGCAGAATCAGCAGAGTATTGGGATTCGGGGAATACGTTAAAGTCAGTTAAAACGTTAGTAAAAAAACTGACAAACAATGAAACAAACAAAGATGAGAAAGAAATAAATGATACGGTAGATTTTAACTAAAGCTATACGCATATTAAAAAGCTCACAGACCAAAGTTGTCTGTGAGCTTTTTTCTGCTTTTGAGCGTGTATATAGCAGGCAATTTTTAGTGGAGTTTGTTTCTATTTCAGTTTTTACTCTACAGCAATCAATTCTTTTGTCACAGTACCATCTGAATCGACTGACTTTACTTCGCCAAAACCTTTAACCATATAGTAGGTATGACCGATTTCTGAAAACTCGGGATTTGCTACGACTGTCACTTCTACAGCATTCGTAAACGTTTTATACGGTGTTTTTACAGTGACGCCTGTATTGGTAATCTTACGAGGAGCTGTATCCATCATATCGGTATACCATGCTTGACCAACTTTTACAGGATACACTAGCTCAGTGTATGATTCTGAATAAGGCATACCAAATGTATACTGATCGTAAGTCTCCAATTCCAACGAATCTATCAACATGGACTCTTCTTTATTGGTGATGGTCCACACAAAACCTAAAGGCAATCCAGCGCGCTGAGGCACGTAATTATAGACATGACGTTCAATACCATATTCTGTATCGTACACATAGTCTTTTGTTTTATCTCTCAAATACGATTGTGCAATTGTTGCACTGTTTTTAAATTTCGGTTCAAGACCACGTGCTAAAAATGCGGAAAATTGACCACGAGTTACTTTGGTGTTGGGACGGAATGTTTTGTTTGGATAACCGTTGGTAATATTCGCTGCTACTATTTTCTGGACGGGTTCATAAACAGCCATGTTAGGTTTTAAATCTGTAAAGTTTGTTTCAGCACGAAACGGCACAATAAATAATCTGGATAAGAGAAACGCCATTTCTGCTCGTGTAATGGTGTTGTTTGGACGGTACGTACCATCCGGATAACCTGTAATTAATTTTGCTTTAGCTGCGGCTGCAATGGAACCGCTTGCTTTGTGAGAAGCGGGTACATCTGAAAATCCTGTTTTTTGTTGTTTGCTATCAAATCTTTTTAAACGCCCAATCATAATCACGGCTTCTGCACGAGTTACTTCTTTCTCAGGTCGCATCGTACCATCAGGATAGCCTCGTAAAATGTCTCGCTTTATCAAGTAATTGATTTCATCGTAAAAGGAATGTGATGCTGGAACATCTGAGGCTGCAGCAACAGGAAGAGCTAGAGACAAAACCAATAAGAAACTGAG includes these proteins:
- a CDS encoding S-layer homology domain-containing protein; the encoded protein is MKKLSIVLSFLLVLSLALPVAAASDVPASHSFYDEINYLIKRDILRGYPDGTMRPEKEVTRAEAVIMIGRLKRFDSKQQKTGFSDVPASHKASGSIAAAAKAKLITGYPDGTYRPNNTITRAEMAFLLSRLFIVPFRAETNFTDLKPNMAVYEPVQKIVAANITNGYPNKTFRPNTKVTRGQFSAFLARGLEPKFKNSATIAQSYLRDKTKDYVYDTEYGIERHVYNYVPQRAGLPLGFVWTITNKEESMLIDSLELETYDQYTFGMPYSESYTELVYPVKVGQAWYTDMMDTAPRKITNTGVTVKTPYKTFTNAVEVTVVANPEFSEIGHTYYMVKGFGEVKSVDSDGTVTKELIAVE